One region of uncultured Fusobacterium sp. genomic DNA includes:
- a CDS encoding pitrilysin family protein, with product MSIKVKKLSNRIPVLMENIDSINTISLGIFVKTGSRDEYPEESGVSHYIEHMMFKGTTNRSAKEISEEIDNEGGMINAYTSRDTTCYYIQMLANKIEKGIEILSDMFLNSTFTEENLDKERNVIIEEIRMYDDIPEEIIHDENIKFAVNGVQSNSVLGTIESLKGIDRERFLKYFKDQYRASNLVISVAGKMDCEALFKMLEDGFGKIEDYPVDRKIDNTYTFNSGENKIVKETNQVHLCFNTKGVSLIDDLKYPAAIISSVLGGNMSSRLFQKIREERGLAYSVYTYSSAFLEDGVFTVYAGTTHESYQEVIDIIRDEFEDIRKNGITAYELQKSKNQFLSMLTFSLEGSKGKMNRMANSYLLYGEVIEIDKIIESIEKITLEDIKNTAQIIFDEKYYSWTILGNV from the coding sequence ATGAGTATCAAAGTAAAAAAATTAAGTAATAGAATACCTGTACTAATGGAAAATATAGATAGTATTAATACTATAAGTTTAGGAATATTTGTAAAAACAGGATCAAGAGATGAATATCCAGAAGAAAGTGGAGTATCTCATTATATAGAACATATGATGTTTAAAGGAACAACTAACAGAAGTGCAAAAGAGATATCTGAAGAGATAGATAATGAGGGTGGAATGATAAATGCTTATACAAGTAGAGATACCACTTGTTATTACATTCAAATGTTAGCAAATAAGATAGAAAAAGGAATAGAGATTCTTTCTGATATGTTTTTAAATTCAACTTTTACTGAAGAAAATTTAGATAAAGAAAGAAATGTAATAATAGAAGAGATTAGAATGTATGATGATATCCCAGAAGAGATTATACATGATGAAAATATAAAATTTGCTGTAAATGGAGTTCAATCTAATAGTGTGTTAGGAACTATAGAAAGTTTAAAAGGGATAGATAGAGAAAGATTTTTAAAATATTTTAAAGATCAATATAGAGCGTCTAATTTAGTAATTTCTGTAGCTGGAAAGATGGATTGTGAAGCTTTATTTAAAATGTTAGAAGATGGATTTGGAAAAATAGAAGATTATCCTGTAGATAGAAAAATAGATAATACTTATACTTTTAATAGTGGTGAGAATAAAATTGTAAAAGAGACAAATCAAGTACATCTATGTTTCAATACTAAAGGAGTAAGTTTAATTGATGACTTAAAATATCCGGCAGCAATTATTTCAAGTGTTTTAGGTGGAAATATGAGCTCGAGATTATTTCAAAAAATAAGAGAAGAGAGAGGATTAGCTTACTCAGTTTATACATATTCTAGTGCCTTTTTAGAAGATGGGGTATTCACTGTTTATGCAGGAACAACACATGAAAGTTATCAAGAGGTTATCGATATTATAAGAGATGAGTTTGAAGATATAAGAAAAAATGGTATAACAGCATATGAGCTTCAAAAATCTAAAAATCAATTTTTAAGTATGCTTACTTTTAGTCTTGAAGGAAGTAAGGGGAAAATGAATAGAATGGCAAACTCATACCTTCTTTATGGAGAAGTAATTGAAATAGATAAAATAATTGAATCTATAGAAAAAATAACTTTAGAGGATATAAAAAATACAGCTCAAATAATATTTGATGAAAAATATTATTCATGGACAATTTTAGGAAATGTATAA